In the Ctenopharyngodon idella isolate HZGC_01 chromosome 4, HZGC01, whole genome shotgun sequence genome, one interval contains:
- the LOC127511217 gene encoding gastrula zinc finger protein XlCGF8.2DB-like, which produces MEFIKEEIEDIKMVFIKEESEDIKMEFIKEESEDVKIEETFMKQEDTEEQTDLMALKEESEVLNKIEEKYQNNNHHDFITGEIPCSSSQTENISSQKMAQKTRTRSHFVSKQCGNRLNQNRGFNRHTKIHTEKPFTCQQCGKSFNQKGSLYYHMRIHTGEKPYTCQQCGKSFTQKGSLNNHMIIHTGEKPFTCQQCGKSFTRKGTLDFHLRIHTGEKPYTCQQCGNSFSQKVKLNSHMSIHTGEKPFTCQQCGNSFSSKVNLNVHMTIHTGEKPFTCQQCGNSFSQKVNLDNHMTIHTGEKPFTCQQCGKHFSQKRSLNRHIRIHSREKSIICG; this is translated from the exons atggagtttattaaagaggagattgaagacataaagatggtgtttattaaagaggagagtgaagatataaagatggagtttattaaagaagAGAGTGAAGACGTaaagattgaagaaacattcatgaaacaagaagatactgaggaacaaacag ACCTGATGGCTctgaaagaggagagtgaagtaCTGAATAAAATAGAAGAGAAATATCAAAATAACAATCACCATGATTTCATTACTGGAGAAATACCTTGTAGTAGCTCACAGACTGAAAACATTTCCTCACAAAAAATGGCTCAAAAGACAAGGACTAGAAGTCATTTTGTCAGCAAACAGTGTGGAAACAGATTAAATCAAAACAGAGGCTTTAACAGGCACACGAAAATTCACACTGAGAAGCCTTTCAcgtgccaacagtgtggaaaaagtttcaaccAAAAAGGAAGTCTTTATtaccacatgagaattcacactggagagaagccttacacctgccaacagtgtggaaaaagtttcacccaaaaaggaagtCTTAATAACCACATGATtattcacaccggagagaagcctttcacctgccaacagtgtggaaaaagtttcaccCGAAAAGGAACTCTTGATTTCCACTTGAgaattcacaccggagagaagccttacacctgccaacagtgtggaaacagTTTCAGTCAAAAAGTAAAGCTTAATAGCCACATGtcaattcatactggagagaagcctttcacctgccaacagtgtggaaacagTTTCAGTTCAAAAGTAAACCTTAATGTCCACATgacaattcacactggagagaagcctttcacttgccaacagtgtggaaacagTTTCAGTCAAAAAGTAAACCTTGATAACCACATGacaattcatactggagagaagcctttcacctgccaacagtgtggaaaacaTTTCAGCCAAAAACGAAGCCTTAACAGGCACATAAGAATTCACTCAAGAGAGAAGTCGATTATATGTGGTTAa